A stretch of Ferribacterium limneticum DNA encodes these proteins:
- a CDS encoding DEAD/DEAH box helicase: MTHDLFDTEPPIDAIGKLDKQGLSADTHKVALASALLWMERTRTDLYNLLPLLGFKNSAGRNFTGEQVKTAIDELKAKQLLQENAKRPGYFQLADTLRMTLYRQLLEIMEGRELVSLVSRFHHFDLRRLRYFNFGSQPVTIPLLRAMLLSGAGQEELAPLINAINQEHDWGQLAAHAVLLPFDAASFKRIDPYWQSELANRAVISVSNLWSSNLLPIVDWAIEQLQTNPQSLAPYLRMALADIALQRGDQVLLQKALHNLDGAGCDAIRAAALIADGQWESGQKAYEAALKRGQTEMGVRKRVFPESVTWLYPLALLAQGSQKQLDLARKFCVGEAGTRTPSAHDDWGRWVNAIDARQGNAPLSSSAFSLQASAYERYSQALLWKVMLAAWLGPDKLGAMAATGKDSVFVGLRQRLQNCQFNMLLRMLDNAEIVLAGGEPPAGFFVAGKGEQWREVLSALQELADVSTPGTKGKDDAEKTRILWLLSLGKHGELININPFEQKRGSRGWSSPKPLPLSRLAANQELPPADAKVARCLRAERHYAKRFNIDLAAAIGVLVGHPAVALDTAPGQLVDLVETPPELEVVRQGDKIVMQITPPLRAEAEENYYYDAEEKRDAEALRLITLLPEGPQRVRLIRYTAAQRRAAQLVSGRFAVPAKAEGVQADLDKTLQALAGHFQVHADAAQASRQVESESRLRAELAPVGEALSLRLVAAPLGADGPRLPVGSGRLRLMAAIGGETVGTERNLAAEKKHKESLLDAFPFLEDIGGAESGEWLIEDPEQALGLVEALPGLAAIAAVDWPKGKSVRVISVDAGKLGITVSKERDWFRVSGQAGLDEGLVVQLETLLAAARDKSRFIPMGDGVYAALTRSLKQKLLDLAAVAEVDKNGSKVPQIAAAWLDEVLDGTDLEAGADFRKAIDRLRAAQTTEPKLPKSLQADLRPYQEEGYQWAIRLAAAGMGGCLADDMGLGKTLQALAVMLERAKGGATLVIAPTSVCGNWLAEALRFAPSLNARIYSEASDSEREALVSGAGPQDVLIVSYTLLQLAQERFASRQWHTLVADEAQAIKNAMAKRSQAVFDLPADFRLALSGTPVENRLAELWSIMRFVNPGLLGTIGRFNERFAGPIERNRDRDAQYVLKRLISPFVMRRTKGQVLQDLPPRTELILSVTPEAAEAAHYEALRRQAINDVSALNDSGAQAGQARFNILAQLTKLRRAACDPRLTSPEFGIAGAKVQAFAELAAELTANGHKTLVFSQFVDFLQILRGPLDATGISYQYLDGATPAAERSKRVAAFQSGDSDLFLISLKAGGFGLNLTAADYVVITDPWWNPAAEDQAMGRAHRIGQQRPVTVYRLVSKGSIEERIVDLHHDKRALADSILAEGDTSALPSTEDLVALIRGD, encoded by the coding sequence ATGACCCACGACCTTTTCGATACAGAGCCCCCCATAGACGCCATCGGCAAACTCGACAAACAGGGGCTCAGCGCCGATACCCATAAAGTGGCACTGGCCAGCGCCCTGCTGTGGATGGAGCGCACCCGCACCGATCTTTACAACTTGCTTCCGCTGCTGGGGTTCAAAAACTCGGCCGGGCGCAATTTCACCGGTGAGCAGGTAAAAACTGCGATTGATGAACTGAAAGCCAAGCAGTTGCTCCAGGAAAATGCCAAGCGCCCCGGCTACTTCCAGCTTGCCGACACGCTGCGCATGACGCTCTACCGGCAATTGCTCGAGATCATGGAAGGCCGCGAGCTGGTCAGCCTTGTTTCCCGCTTCCATCATTTCGACTTGCGACGTTTGCGCTATTTCAACTTTGGCAGCCAGCCGGTCACCATCCCCCTGCTGCGCGCCATGCTGCTCTCCGGCGCCGGGCAGGAAGAGCTGGCGCCTCTGATCAACGCGATCAACCAGGAACACGACTGGGGGCAACTGGCGGCCCACGCCGTCCTGCTGCCGTTCGACGCCGCCAGTTTCAAGCGCATTGATCCTTACTGGCAAAGCGAGCTGGCCAACCGTGCCGTCATCTCGGTCAGCAACCTCTGGTCAAGCAATCTGCTACCCATCGTCGATTGGGCCATTGAACAATTGCAGACCAACCCGCAAAGCCTAGCGCCGTATCTGCGCATGGCCCTGGCCGATATTGCCCTGCAACGCGGCGACCAGGTCTTGCTGCAAAAAGCCCTGCACAATCTTGACGGTGCGGGCTGCGATGCCATTCGCGCCGCAGCGCTGATTGCCGATGGGCAATGGGAAAGCGGGCAAAAAGCCTATGAAGCCGCCCTCAAACGCGGCCAGACCGAGATGGGCGTCCGCAAGCGGGTTTTCCCGGAAAGCGTCACCTGGCTCTATCCGCTCGCCCTGCTCGCCCAAGGCAGCCAGAAACAGCTCGACCTGGCGCGCAAATTCTGCGTCGGCGAGGCTGGCACGCGAACGCCCAGCGCGCACGACGACTGGGGCCGCTGGGTCAATGCCATCGATGCCCGACAGGGCAATGCACCGCTGTCATCGAGTGCTTTTTCCTTGCAAGCCTCGGCTTACGAGCGTTATTCGCAGGCGCTTTTGTGGAAAGTCATGCTCGCCGCCTGGCTCGGCCCCGACAAGCTGGGCGCCATGGCAGCAACCGGCAAGGACAGCGTGTTCGTCGGGCTGCGCCAGCGCCTGCAGAACTGCCAATTCAACATGCTGCTCAGGATGCTCGACAACGCCGAAATCGTCCTCGCGGGTGGCGAACCGCCGGCCGGCTTTTTCGTCGCCGGCAAGGGTGAGCAATGGCGCGAGGTACTCAGCGCGCTGCAGGAACTGGCCGACGTAAGCACGCCCGGCACGAAAGGCAAGGACGACGCCGAAAAAACCCGCATTCTGTGGCTGCTCAGCCTCGGCAAGCATGGTGAACTGATTAACATCAATCCCTTCGAACAGAAACGCGGCAGCCGTGGCTGGAGCAGCCCGAAACCCCTGCCGCTAAGCCGGCTGGCCGCCAATCAGGAACTACCACCCGCTGACGCCAAAGTGGCCCGCTGCCTGCGCGCCGAGCGCCATTACGCCAAGCGCTTCAACATTGATCTGGCGGCCGCCATCGGCGTCCTGGTCGGCCATCCGGCGGTCGCCCTCGACACTGCGCCAGGCCAGTTGGTCGATCTCGTCGAAACGCCACCCGAACTCGAAGTGGTCCGCCAGGGCGACAAGATCGTCATGCAGATCACGCCGCCCCTACGTGCCGAGGCGGAAGAAAATTACTACTACGATGCAGAAGAAAAGCGCGATGCCGAGGCGCTGCGCCTGATCACCCTGCTGCCGGAGGGGCCTCAACGCGTCCGGCTGATCCGCTACACGGCGGCGCAACGACGCGCCGCCCAACTAGTTTCCGGGCGTTTTGCCGTGCCGGCCAAGGCCGAAGGGGTACAAGCCGACCTCGACAAGACCCTGCAGGCGCTGGCCGGGCACTTCCAGGTGCATGCCGATGCGGCGCAGGCGTCGCGGCAGGTGGAAAGCGAATCGCGGCTGCGCGCCGAACTGGCGCCGGTTGGCGAGGCGCTGTCGCTGCGCCTGGTTGCCGCGCCGCTTGGCGCCGACGGCCCGCGTCTGCCGGTCGGCAGCGGTCGCCTCCGCCTGATGGCGGCGATAGGCGGTGAGACAGTAGGCACCGAGCGCAATCTGGCGGCGGAAAAGAAACATAAGGAAAGCCTGCTCGACGCCTTCCCCTTTCTCGAAGACATCGGTGGTGCGGAAAGTGGCGAGTGGCTGATCGAAGACCCGGAACAGGCACTCGGCCTAGTCGAGGCGCTGCCCGGTCTGGCCGCCATCGCTGCCGTCGATTGGCCGAAAGGCAAGAGTGTCCGCGTCATCAGCGTCGATGCCGGCAAGCTGGGGATCACCGTCAGCAAGGAACGCGACTGGTTCCGGGTATCCGGCCAGGCCGGGCTCGATGAAGGTCTCGTCGTGCAACTGGAAACCCTACTCGCTGCCGCCCGCGACAAGAGCCGCTTCATCCCGATGGGCGACGGCGTCTACGCGGCGCTGACCCGCTCGCTGAAACAGAAATTGCTTGATCTCGCCGCCGTCGCCGAAGTCGACAAAAATGGCAGCAAAGTACCGCAAATCGCCGCCGCCTGGCTCGACGAAGTGCTCGACGGCACCGATCTGGAGGCCGGCGCCGATTTCCGCAAAGCCATCGACCGCCTGCGTGCCGCGCAAACCACCGAACCGAAACTACCGAAGTCCCTGCAAGCCGACCTGCGCCCCTATCAGGAAGAAGGCTACCAGTGGGCCATTCGCCTCGCCGCCGCCGGCATGGGCGGCTGCCTGGCTGACGACATGGGCCTCGGCAAGACTCTGCAGGCGCTGGCCGTCATGCTCGAACGGGCGAAAGGCGGCGCCACCCTGGTCATCGCGCCGACCTCGGTGTGCGGCAACTGGCTGGCCGAAGCACTGCGCTTCGCGCCCAGCTTGAACGCCCGCATCTACAGCGAGGCGAGCGACAGCGAACGCGAAGCGCTGGTCAGCGGGGCCGGCCCGCAAGACGTGCTGATCGTTTCCTACACCCTGCTGCAACTGGCTCAGGAGCGTTTCGCCAGCCGCCAGTGGCACACCCTGGTCGCCGACGAAGCACAGGCGATCAAGAATGCCATGGCCAAACGCTCGCAGGCCGTCTTCGATCTACCGGCCGATTTCCGCCTGGCATTGTCGGGCACCCCGGTGGAAAATCGCCTGGCCGAACTGTGGTCGATCATGCGCTTCGTCAATCCTGGCCTGCTCGGCACCATCGGCCGCTTCAACGAACGCTTTGCCGGCCCGATTGAACGCAACCGCGACCGCGATGCCCAATACGTCCTGAAACGCCTGATCAGCCCCTTCGTCATGCGCCGCACCAAGGGCCAGGTCTTGCAGGATCTGCCACCGCGCACCGAACTGATCCTCTCGGTCACCCCGGAAGCGGCCGAAGCCGCCCATTACGAGGCCCTGCGCCGGCAGGCGATCAACGATGTCAGCGCCCTCAACGACAGCGGCGCCCAGGCCGGGCAGGCGCGCTTCAACATCCTGGCGCAACTGACCAAACTGCGCCGTGCCGCCTGCGATCCGCGCCTGACCAGCCCGGAATTCGGCATTGCCGGCGCCAAGGTGCAGGCTTTCGCCGAACTGGCCGCCGAACTCACGGCCAACGGCCACAAGACCCTGGTCTTCAGCCAGTTCGTCGATTTTCTGCAAATCCTGCGCGGCCCGCTTGATGCCACCGGTATCAGCTACCAATACCTGGACGGCGCGACACCGGCCGCCGAACGCAGCAAGCGCGTCGCCGCCTTTCAGTCCGGCGACAGCGACCTCTTCCTGATCAGCCTGAAAGCCGGCGGTTTCGGCCTCAACCTGACCGCCGCCGACTACGTGGTGATTACCGACCCCTGGTGGAACCCGGCCGCCGAAGACCAGGCCATGGGCCGCGCCCACCGCATCGGCCAGCAACGGCCGGTCACCGTCTATCGGTTGGTCAGCAAAGGCAGCATCGAGGAACGCATCGTCGACCTGCACCACGACAAACGGGCGCTGGCTGACAGCATCCTGGCCGAAGGTGACACCTCGGCACTGCCGTCGACCGAAGACCTGGTGGCGCTGATTCGCGGCGATTAG
- a CDS encoding GIY-YIG nuclease family protein produces MTKPWFLYMIECIDGSIYTGITVNVETRYAAHCQGTGARYTRSHPPLRLLGYETHPDRSSASKAEYRVKQLSAAEKQRYAATLQAG; encoded by the coding sequence ATGACTAAACCCTGGTTCCTGTACATGATCGAATGTATCGATGGCAGCATCTACACCGGCATCACCGTCAATGTCGAAACCCGCTATGCCGCCCACTGCCAGGGTACCGGGGCCCGCTATACCCGCTCGCATCCGCCGCTCAGATTGTTGGGGTACGAAACGCACCCCGATCGCTCATCAGCCTCGAAAGCGGAATACCGGGTCAAGCAGTTGAGCGCCGCCGAAAAGCAGCGCTACGCCGCCACGCTTCAGGCCGGCTGA